The Methanocella arvoryzae MRE50 genome includes a region encoding these proteins:
- a CDS encoding ribonuclease Z, with translation MLKIIFLGTGGSIPTPNRGMPSIMIQREGERLLFDCGEGTQRQMMKARSGFMDIGHMFLTHFHADHTLGIPGLLQTMSLQGRTEPLNIYGPDYVEEYCSLLSRLGYLSLSYQVIPRRLSPGDVIKFKGYSVEAFRTFHSVPSLGYALKEDQKPGRFNKARALELGVPEGPLFSKLHRGESVVVNGRTITSEEVVGEPRRGRTIVYTGDTVASASFLPHLQGADVWISESTFGDDMAGKAEETLHSTAGGVAELAARAGVKQLVLTHVSSRYSTDTTPLLEDARKKFDNVLVAEDFTEIELPSVE, from the coding sequence ATGCTAAAGATCATCTTTCTGGGCACCGGCGGCTCGATCCCCACCCCTAACCGGGGAATGCCCTCCATCATGATCCAGCGGGAAGGCGAGAGGCTGCTTTTCGACTGCGGAGAGGGTACCCAGCGCCAGATGATGAAAGCAAGGTCAGGCTTCATGGACATCGGCCACATGTTCCTGACGCACTTCCACGCTGACCACACCCTCGGAATCCCCGGCCTGCTCCAGACCATGAGCCTGCAAGGCCGCACCGAGCCTTTAAACATATATGGCCCCGACTATGTGGAGGAATATTGCAGCCTGCTTAGCAGGCTGGGCTATCTGAGCCTGAGCTATCAGGTAATTCCCCGCCGCCTCAGCCCCGGCGACGTGATCAAATTCAAAGGCTACTCAGTGGAGGCGTTCAGGACCTTCCACAGCGTCCCCAGCCTGGGCTACGCCCTGAAAGAAGACCAAAAGCCTGGCCGGTTTAATAAGGCCAGAGCCCTGGAGTTAGGCGTTCCCGAAGGCCCGCTGTTCTCGAAGCTGCACCGGGGCGAGTCAGTCGTAGTCAACGGCCGGACCATCACCAGTGAAGAAGTCGTCGGCGAACCACGGCGTGGCCGGACCATCGTATACACCGGCGACACCGTCGCATCGGCTTCATTCCTCCCACACCTGCAGGGAGCGGACGTCTGGATCTCCGAATCCACCTTCGGGGACGACATGGCCGGAAAAGCAGAGGAAACCTTACATTCGACAGCCGGCGGTGTAGCAGAACTAGCCGCCAGGGCGGGCGTCAAACAGCTTGTCTTAACTCACGTCAGCTCCCGGTACTCGACAGACACGACGCCTTTACTGGAGGATGCCAGGAAGAAGTTCGATAACGTTCTTGTGGCTGAGGATTTCACGGAAATAGAGCTGCCCTCTGTCGAATAG
- a CDS encoding DUF5806 family protein, translating into MPESSGPVTEKYWRFQKFDRKKYTEVNDTLKKLTHLTAREWAIARLCSDFKDRGRSQMTWIGENLPELVPFMNEKYARQDVASAEAAFKRKVVRSGTTFFYAYYAGLISLEEMLEMVQGIIRNIEELKRIEGSDPAADETSAEVQLLMAETLKRITDKLKEVQQ; encoded by the coding sequence ATGCCCGAAAGCTCTGGCCCCGTGACCGAGAAGTACTGGCGGTTCCAGAAGTTCGACCGCAAGAAGTACACCGAGGTCAACGATACGCTGAAAAAGCTGACCCACCTGACGGCCAGAGAATGGGCCATCGCCAGGCTGTGTTCCGATTTCAAGGACCGGGGCCGGTCCCAGATGACCTGGATCGGGGAGAACCTGCCCGAATTAGTCCCGTTCATGAACGAGAAGTACGCCCGGCAGGACGTGGCCTCTGCGGAGGCCGCCTTCAAGAGAAAGGTCGTCCGGTCCGGCACCACGTTTTTCTACGCCTACTATGCGGGCTTGATCTCGCTGGAAGAGATGCTCGAGATGGTCCAGGGCATCATCCGAAACATCGAAGAGCTGAAGCGCATCGAAGGCAGCGATCCTGCGGCAGATGAGACCAGCGCCGAAGTGCAGTTGCTAATGGCCGAGACGTTAAAGCGGATCACGGATAAGCTTAAAGAAGTCCAGCAATAA
- a CDS encoding MFS transporter, with amino-acid sequence MKNDNAFDSFRVMLLALGHFTVDVYANLLPPLLPVFYIMYSLNDTAISLLTAVFSVTSTLIQPVFGYIADKYGKKWIAALGVAWVSVGMCLLGEAPGYMALVIMVGLAGIGSSMYHPQASAMVPKVSGNRKGLGMSLFMAGGNIGYSLMPLIAVIIVAVFGVHSLIWLIPPGVIVGLLIYLYAPRMDVDRQSTLDLRTLFGSFREVKGPLTTLLTVVSLRAWVCMGMITFIPIYFMHSHFEGWALFGHDIAGIGYAITLFLFILADAVGGIIGGWAADRWGNKKVTVPTLLAAAPVLFLAFVVPDILVWPLIVLAGGLVYASISPTTLLAQEMLPRSQGMAGGLTLGFANGIGGLLVLVTGVISDYLGRFDAILSLILILVIAGLIAAMLPGDKLKVEAPAPMIKQ; translated from the coding sequence GTGAAAAACGATAACGCTTTTGACTCTTTCCGGGTCATGCTGCTGGCCCTCGGCCACTTTACCGTGGACGTTTACGCGAACCTGCTGCCGCCCTTATTACCTGTATTTTACATCATGTACAGCCTGAACGACACGGCGATCAGCCTGCTGACGGCGGTCTTTTCAGTCACCTCCACGCTGATCCAGCCGGTGTTCGGGTACATCGCTGACAAGTACGGGAAGAAATGGATTGCGGCGCTGGGCGTGGCGTGGGTGAGCGTGGGCATGTGCCTCCTCGGGGAGGCGCCGGGCTACATGGCGCTCGTCATCATGGTCGGCCTGGCGGGTATCGGCTCGTCGATGTATCACCCTCAGGCGTCGGCCATGGTGCCTAAAGTGAGCGGCAACCGCAAAGGCCTGGGCATGTCCCTGTTCATGGCGGGCGGCAACATCGGCTACTCCCTGATGCCCCTCATCGCCGTCATCATCGTGGCCGTATTCGGGGTACATTCGCTGATCTGGCTGATTCCCCCCGGCGTCATCGTGGGCCTGCTGATCTACCTGTATGCGCCGAGGATGGACGTCGACAGGCAGAGCACCCTGGACCTGAGGACGCTCTTTGGGAGCTTCAGAGAGGTCAAGGGACCGCTCACTACGCTGCTCACTGTAGTATCGCTGAGGGCGTGGGTCTGCATGGGCATGATCACCTTCATCCCCATCTACTTCATGCACAGCCACTTCGAGGGATGGGCGCTGTTCGGCCACGACATCGCCGGCATCGGGTACGCCATAACTTTATTCCTCTTTATACTGGCCGACGCCGTCGGCGGCATCATCGGAGGCTGGGCGGCAGACCGCTGGGGCAACAAGAAAGTCACCGTGCCGACGCTGCTGGCCGCTGCACCGGTCTTATTCCTGGCCTTCGTCGTCCCCGACATCCTGGTCTGGCCGTTGATCGTACTGGCCGGCGGCCTGGTCTATGCCTCTATATCCCCGACGACGCTGCTGGCCCAGGAAATGCTGCCCCGAAGCCAGGGCATGGCCGGCGGACTCACATTAGGGTTCGCCAACGGCATCGGCGGCCTCCTCGTCTTAGTGACAGGCGTGATCTCCGACTACCTCGGCCGGTTCGACGCCATCCTGTCGCTGATCCTGATCCTCGTCATCGCGGGACTGATAGCGGCCATGCTGCCCGGGGACAAACTGAAAGTCGAAGCGCCCGCGCCGATGATCAAGCAGTAA
- a CDS encoding MFS transporter: MSDEKFDKLRVSVLALGHMVNDCYSNVVPPLLPLLQAAYGLTYTLSGVIMTVYTFTSSIIQPIFGYFADRYGRRWMVALSVLWISFFMSMIGVVGYLGLDPTGSYIVILALVAMAGFGSSAYHPQASAMVPRISGDHKGFGVSVFSAGGNLGYAIMPILVVPVTAIWGLGGVMLLFIPGLLMALILHRYAPEAPVAASPPTIGELWRDIRSVALPLTKVTGVVTMRAWLFFGLITFLPSFLMQYESHEWASMALSVTLFCGAVGTLLGGTMSDRYGRKFTIVSTLMITGPLLLCALLTHGYLQLTFFALAGLALLASFSPAVLIAQGLIPKNQGMASGIVLGFAIGIGGLGVSVTGAIADASSITIGMLSLVLLPIAAFLIALLLPGNVRPEKARVR; this comes from the coding sequence ATGAGCGATGAAAAATTCGACAAGCTCAGGGTCTCCGTCCTTGCCCTGGGCCACATGGTCAACGACTGCTACTCCAACGTCGTCCCGCCGCTGCTGCCGCTGCTGCAGGCTGCCTACGGGCTGACCTACACGCTGTCCGGCGTAATTATGACCGTTTACACGTTCACATCGAGCATCATCCAGCCGATCTTCGGCTACTTCGCGGACCGCTACGGCCGCCGGTGGATGGTGGCGCTGAGCGTGTTGTGGATCTCGTTCTTCATGTCCATGATCGGGGTCGTCGGCTACCTCGGCCTGGACCCGACGGGCTCATACATCGTCATCCTGGCGCTGGTCGCCATGGCAGGCTTCGGCTCCTCAGCCTACCACCCCCAGGCTTCGGCCATGGTGCCCCGAATCAGCGGCGACCACAAGGGGTTCGGAGTCTCTGTCTTCTCGGCGGGCGGGAACCTGGGCTACGCAATCATGCCCATACTGGTCGTCCCGGTCACCGCCATCTGGGGGCTGGGCGGCGTCATGCTGCTCTTCATACCCGGCCTGCTCATGGCGTTAATCCTGCACCGGTACGCTCCCGAAGCCCCCGTCGCTGCCTCACCGCCCACGATAGGAGAGCTGTGGCGAGATATCCGATCGGTCGCCCTGCCGCTGACCAAAGTCACCGGCGTGGTCACCATGCGCGCCTGGCTGTTCTTCGGGCTGATCACCTTCCTGCCGTCCTTCCTGATGCAGTACGAGTCCCACGAGTGGGCGAGCATGGCCCTCTCGGTGACGCTGTTCTGCGGCGCCGTGGGCACCCTCCTCGGAGGCACCATGTCCGACCGCTACGGGCGCAAGTTCACCATCGTCTCCACCCTCATGATTACCGGGCCGCTGCTGCTATGCGCCCTGCTGACCCATGGCTACCTGCAGCTGACGTTCTTCGCGCTGGCAGGCCTGGCGCTGCTGGCCTCCTTCTCCCCGGCAGTCCTCATCGCCCAGGGGCTGATCCCCAAAAACCAGGGCATGGCCTCCGGCATCGTCCTCGGGTTCGCCATCGGCATAGGCGGCCTCGGAGTCTCCGTCACAGGAGCTATAGCCGACGCTTCCAGCATCACGATAGGCATGCTCTCCCTCGTCCTGCTGCCGATCGCCGCATTCCTGATAGCCCTGCTCCTGCCCGGAAATGTGAGGCCGGAGAAAGCCAGAGTGCGATAG
- a CDS encoding sugar phosphate isomerase/epimerase family protein, with translation MSWLSFSAYRLVDSQFSWASGLEDMGYEGWEIVSEGKQKITPETLPEIKSIINTTNLRITVHGPFSQLDLASLHEPLWNETIRQIRQCVELSADFTDTVVVHPGILSPLGREMKDKAWERNVEALKILARHAEEHRVKLCLENMPDMEKLLCRTPDELFGMVETVGSDGLGTTLDVGHANTTKNIPAFLREVRRINHIHIHDNKGTSDEHLAVGEGTVDWTRVFKGLKEYKGALVVEGRTLEEGRRSLGFVKKQKAKSQ, from the coding sequence GTGAGCTGGCTCAGCTTCTCCGCTTACAGGCTGGTCGACTCCCAGTTCTCCTGGGCCTCGGGCCTGGAAGACATGGGGTACGAAGGCTGGGAGATCGTCAGCGAGGGCAAGCAGAAGATCACCCCGGAGACGCTGCCGGAGATCAAGAGCATCATCAACACGACTAACCTCAGGATCACCGTCCACGGACCGTTCTCGCAACTTGACCTCGCGTCGCTGCATGAGCCCCTGTGGAACGAGACGATCAGGCAGATCAGGCAATGCGTGGAACTGTCGGCCGACTTCACGGATACGGTAGTCGTCCACCCGGGCATCCTGTCCCCGCTTGGCAGGGAGATGAAGGATAAAGCCTGGGAGAGGAACGTCGAGGCCCTTAAGATCCTGGCCCGCCACGCGGAGGAGCACAGGGTAAAACTCTGCCTGGAGAACATGCCCGACATGGAGAAGCTGCTCTGCCGGACGCCGGACGAGCTGTTCGGCATGGTCGAGACTGTGGGCAGCGACGGCCTGGGCACCACGCTCGATGTCGGCCACGCTAACACCACTAAGAACATACCTGCTTTTCTGAGAGAGGTAAGGCGCATCAATCACATTCATATCCACGACAATAAGGGCACTTCTGACGAGCACCTTGCCGTCGGGGAGGGCACCGTCGACTGGACCAGAGTTTTTAAGGGACTAAAAGAGTATAAGGGGGCACTCGTTGTCGAAGGCCGCACGCTCGAAGAGGGCCGGCGCAGCCTCGGCTTCGTTAAAAAACAGAAGGCGAAAAGCCAATGA